One Novosphingobium sp. G106 DNA segment encodes these proteins:
- a CDS encoding sulfotransferase, whose product MTETGLASHESMGTLSADEILAWAEGESGARGLADKGLRHRFGAMIDWINARGPYRPDELDGMKRQLQKLLVSRLLIGLDRRRFPGIVAEKIEQPVFIIGFARSGTTFLHSLLAEDPAVLALQSWNVLTPSPPPGAGPIASGRMAYAQRAMEAWMDFCPAQRPMHPYIDKGALQLCEDEEVLTLDFRYAYPYYLFRVPTLEGAILSNDQAEAFAFHREVLQHFQWNTGKTQWICKSPAAQHHLDAIFAAYPDARCIWAHRPMTEMFASLVTLSNVLFDTVAGKPKDRRDWARNFALSMKAAFDRLLTSELIDDPRIMHISFRDLSAAPMAMIEKIYGWLDRPVTPDFAAGVTAWLADPDNRVDRYGRYPYSYEALGVEEAWIAEMFADYGKRFGVE is encoded by the coding sequence ATGACCGAAACAGGCCTTGCTTCACACGAATCCATGGGAACGCTCAGCGCGGACGAGATCCTTGCCTGGGCCGAGGGAGAAAGCGGCGCTCGCGGACTCGCCGACAAGGGCCTTCGTCACCGCTTCGGCGCGATGATCGACTGGATCAACGCGCGTGGACCCTACCGGCCCGACGAGCTCGACGGCATGAAACGGCAGCTGCAGAAGCTGCTCGTGAGCCGCCTGCTGATCGGGCTCGATCGCCGGCGCTTTCCCGGCATCGTCGCGGAGAAGATCGAACAGCCGGTCTTCATCATCGGCTTCGCCCGTTCGGGCACGACCTTCCTGCACTCGCTGCTGGCCGAGGATCCCGCGGTGCTGGCGCTGCAGAGCTGGAACGTCCTCACGCCGTCGCCGCCGCCGGGCGCGGGCCCGATCGCCTCGGGGCGGATGGCCTATGCCCAGCGCGCGATGGAAGCCTGGATGGACTTCTGTCCTGCTCAGCGGCCGATGCACCCCTATATCGACAAGGGTGCGCTGCAGCTCTGCGAGGACGAGGAGGTCCTCACGCTCGATTTCCGTTATGCCTATCCCTACTATCTGTTCCGCGTGCCGACGCTCGAAGGCGCGATCCTCAGCAACGACCAAGCCGAGGCCTTCGCCTTCCACCGCGAGGTGCTGCAGCACTTCCAGTGGAACACCGGCAAGACGCAGTGGATATGCAAGTCGCCCGCGGCGCAGCATCACCTCGATGCGATCTTCGCGGCCTATCCCGACGCGCGCTGCATCTGGGCGCATCGTCCGATGACCGAGATGTTTGCCTCGCTCGTCACCTTGAGCAACGTGCTGTTCGATACCGTGGCCGGCAAGCCGAAGGACCGGCGCGACTGGGCACGCAATTTCGCGCTCAGCATGAAAGCGGCTTTCGATCGGCTCCTGACCAGCGAATTGATCGACGATCCGCGCATCATGCATATCAGCTTCCGCGATCTCTCGGCGGCTCCGATGGCGATGATCGAGAAGATCTACGGCTGGCTGGACCGGCCCGTCACGCCCGACTTCGCGGCGGGTGTGACGGCCTGGCTGGCGGACCCCGACAACCGCGTCGATCGCTATGGCCGCTATCCCTACTCCTACGAGGCGCTCGGCGTCGAGGAGGCATGGATCGCCGAGATGTTCGCCGACTACGGCAAGCGTTTCGGCGTGGAATGA
- a CDS encoding DUF1214 domain-containing protein — protein sequence MRRREVVAGMGAVSLASAAKANSSRRMAVADGYFLSDSNPCATLDQQWLDARAIELFARADVQQAKERAAGAFARVTDKTVSAEVWSQFRAYVDSYAFRSIQLAVNSDADHPRIYRVYSPAANWLGNRVPPSKWGQENPDNIYRIIPIAQGGRYVVRGKRPANPPSDVSYTLVADTNTSITVGLLGQADIVSDADGSFEITLDERPAGGRKNHIQVTPDAGYLFIRDSLGDWRQTPNSLRVERLNAPVRAPLTIDELAARAALVMRDGVTPAYYWSRLVLNAQPGILSQPTGTGPSGGLLTQITSHGWFALKEGEVGVVSFDPVEASYCSIVLYDIWGRSLEYRDHLTSLNNTQMEADADGKFSFVISPRDPGVHNWLDTTGLHEFTIGVRWQGLSPNVKTPPRVSTHVVDAAQLGTVLPPAIRKVSAEQRAAQVRERQQAYDRRFVES from the coding sequence ATGCGGCGGCGCGAAGTGGTCGCGGGGATGGGCGCGGTGAGCCTCGCCTCTGCGGCCAAGGCAAATTCATCACGGAGAATGGCAGTGGCGGACGGATACTTCCTTTCGGACAGCAACCCCTGCGCGACCCTTGACCAGCAATGGCTCGATGCCAGGGCGATCGAGCTGTTCGCCCGCGCCGACGTCCAGCAGGCCAAGGAGCGCGCGGCCGGAGCTTTTGCAAGGGTCACCGACAAGACGGTCAGCGCCGAGGTCTGGAGCCAGTTCCGGGCCTATGTCGACAGCTATGCCTTCCGCTCGATCCAGCTCGCGGTGAATTCGGACGCGGACCATCCACGCATCTATCGCGTCTATTCGCCCGCGGCGAACTGGCTGGGCAACCGCGTGCCGCCATCGAAGTGGGGGCAGGAGAACCCCGACAACATTTACCGGATCATCCCGATCGCGCAGGGCGGGCGATATGTCGTGCGCGGCAAGCGTCCCGCCAATCCGCCTTCGGACGTGTCCTATACGCTGGTCGCCGATACCAATACGTCGATCACCGTCGGCCTGCTGGGCCAGGCAGACATCGTCAGCGATGCCGACGGATCGTTCGAGATCACGCTTGATGAGCGGCCTGCCGGTGGCCGCAAAAACCACATCCAGGTCACGCCCGACGCGGGGTACCTGTTCATCCGCGACTCACTGGGCGACTGGCGGCAGACCCCCAATTCGCTGCGGGTCGAACGGCTTAACGCGCCGGTGCGAGCGCCGCTGACGATCGACGAACTCGCCGCCCGCGCTGCGCTGGTCATGCGCGACGGCGTGACGCCGGCCTACTACTGGTCGCGCCTCGTGCTCAACGCGCAGCCTGGCATTCTCAGCCAGCCGACGGGGACCGGCCCCTCGGGCGGGCTGCTGACCCAGATCACCAGCCACGGCTGGTTTGCCTTGAAGGAGGGCGAGGTCGGCGTGGTCAGCTTCGATCCGGTCGAGGCCAGCTATTGCAGCATCGTGCTCTACGACATCTGGGGGCGCTCGCTCGAGTACCGCGATCACCTGACTTCGCTCAACAACACGCAGATGGAAGCCGATGCCGACGGCAAGTTCAGCTTCGTCATCTCGCCGCGCGATCCCGGCGTGCACAACTGGCTCGACACCACCGGGCTGCACGAGTTCACCATCGGAGTACGCTGGCAGGGGCTGTCGCCCAACGTGAAGACGCCGCCGCGGGTCAGCACCCATGTCGTCGATGCGGCGCAGCTCGGAACCGTGCTGCCGCCGGCGATCCGCAAGGTCTCGGCCGAGCAGCGCGCCGCGCAGGTTCGCGAGCGGCAGCAGGCCTATGACAGGCGGTTCGTGGAAAGCTGA
- a CDS encoding AraC family transcriptional regulator, which produces MAETPAFYTLDGPLSPAPGLRQTRATHLQGFAELLRSGGVNPVSLLEQHEIDPRAMINSDAYIGCEQLMEAIEHSSHMLGAPLFSLDLARRQTQVLGFVGSLCAVAPDLAKAIDCLIEYLPVMHSPECRMSLKTGRTISELHCGSWLEHSGLDQINYGAMLNLLDLLGRLTESAFRPHYVLMKARPGLSEVARLEREYACKVHTGQPYNAVGFATHMLGTRVVSSDGISFRLLRDYADSVRADQRSSLLTRVSDYIRGALAGNCNLVRCAATLGTNARKLQLQLDGYGVSFSELLAQQREEMAKAYLTSNILGLDEIAHRLGYADQTSFGRAFRRWTGKSPGTFKTESAPARGQLSTNRLS; this is translated from the coding sequence ATGGCGGAGACCCCTGCGTTCTACACGCTGGACGGCCCCCTTTCGCCGGCACCAGGGCTGCGCCAGACACGCGCGACCCATTTGCAGGGCTTTGCCGAACTGCTGCGCAGCGGCGGGGTAAACCCGGTGTCCCTGCTCGAGCAGCACGAGATCGACCCGCGGGCGATGATCAATAGCGATGCCTATATCGGCTGCGAGCAGCTGATGGAGGCCATCGAGCACTCCAGTCATATGCTGGGAGCGCCACTGTTCTCGCTCGATCTGGCACGGCGGCAGACCCAGGTCCTCGGCTTCGTCGGCTCGCTCTGCGCGGTCGCGCCCGATCTCGCCAAGGCGATCGACTGCCTGATCGAATACCTGCCGGTGATGCATTCGCCCGAATGCAGGATGAGCCTGAAGACGGGCAGGACGATCAGCGAGCTGCACTGCGGCTCCTGGCTCGAACATTCCGGGCTCGACCAGATCAACTACGGCGCCATGCTGAACCTGCTCGACCTGCTCGGGCGACTGACCGAAAGCGCGTTCCGACCGCATTATGTGCTGATGAAGGCCCGCCCGGGCCTGTCCGAAGTCGCGCGGCTCGAACGCGAATATGCCTGCAAGGTCCACACCGGCCAGCCTTACAACGCGGTCGGCTTCGCCACCCACATGCTGGGAACGCGCGTCGTGTCGAGCGACGGCATCAGCTTCCGGCTGCTGCGCGACTATGCCGACAGCGTCCGCGCCGATCAGCGCAGTTCGTTGCTGACGCGGGTCAGCGACTACATCCGCGGAGCGCTTGCAGGGAACTGCAACCTGGTTCGCTGCGCCGCCACGCTGGGGACCAACGCGCGCAAGTTGCAGCTCCAGCTCGATGGCTACGGCGTCTCGTTCTCCGAACTCCTCGCGCAGCAGCGCGAGGAGATGGCCAAGGCCTATCTCACGTCGAACATCCTCGGCCTCGACGAGATCGCACACCGCCTGGGCTATGCCGACCAGACCAGCTTCGGCCGGGCGTTCCGGCGCTGGACCGGCAAGTCGCCCGGAACCTTCAAGACCGAGTCCGCCCCGGCGCGAGGTCAGCTTTCCACGAACCGCCTGTCATAG
- a CDS encoding TonB-dependent receptor: MRSGSIVSVLLLGTILSAPAFGQDRSQNTAGDSGDIIVTARRSEERLQDVPISITVLSEEAIAKRNIYNANDLAAYVPSLSLNSNFGPEKASFAIRGFVQEGKTAPSVGVYFADVVAPRANGGTTSGNGAGVGSMMDLQNVQVLKGPQGTLFGRNTTGGAILLVPAKPTNNLEGYVEGSVGDYNLRRFQGVLNAPLSDTFRVRAAVDWNQRDGYLRNRSGIGPDRLGDTDYIATRLSIVGDLTPDLENYTIFSYSRSNNHGVAPKMIGCNPNFNPLTDSPLVAVLGPLSCAQIARQNARGDGFWDVESADPNQLERVEQWQVINTTTWRASDNLTVKNIASYAEYREKADFSLWGDNLLVPGAGGLRLPTITIGLGASGYNSSQSTFTEELQLQGSALGDALKWQAGAYLEVSKPLGFSSSFAHIFLSCTNALTYQCSDPLGFGSISSTNYKDTFNNKGLYAQATYKLSERFSVTGGIRYTMDKLTDINRNLNIYLPAPGTQLFTCQNIIKFNNGAGGPLFVEGPQSARCENVFQTKSNRPTWLIDLDYKPSDDMLLYAKWARGYRQGGINPNNLGIETWGPEKVDTYEVGAKTSFRGAVPGYFNVAAFYNNFRGQQLAVNSVVAPAYVNSVPPIQAIVNAGKSRLWGVEVDASVRPFEGLRLDVSYAYLNTKLQQFTPPTPPVYYSSLLPTAQVGEPLSLSPKNRVTVTGTYTLPLDASVGEVSFGATFTHTDANAAVSQIFSPFLYKVKASNLLNLNVDWKSALGSPIDLAFFMTNVTNEKLITFPGGSWQTFGADVGHTNMPRMFGFRARINFGK; the protein is encoded by the coding sequence ATGAGGTCTGGTTCTATCGTTAGCGTATTGCTGCTCGGGACAATTCTGTCTGCTCCTGCCTTCGGACAGGACAGATCGCAGAACACGGCGGGCGACAGCGGCGACATCATCGTGACTGCCCGGCGCTCCGAGGAGCGCCTTCAGGACGTTCCCATCTCGATCACCGTGCTGAGCGAAGAAGCGATCGCCAAGCGCAACATCTACAACGCGAACGATCTTGCCGCTTACGTGCCGTCGCTCTCGCTCAACAGCAATTTCGGCCCCGAGAAAGCGAGCTTCGCGATCCGCGGCTTCGTCCAGGAAGGCAAGACCGCACCGTCGGTGGGTGTCTACTTCGCCGACGTCGTGGCGCCGCGGGCCAATGGCGGCACGACATCGGGCAACGGCGCCGGCGTCGGTTCGATGATGGACCTGCAGAACGTTCAGGTGCTCAAAGGCCCCCAGGGCACGCTGTTCGGCCGCAACACCACGGGCGGCGCGATCCTGCTCGTGCCCGCCAAGCCGACCAACAATCTCGAAGGCTACGTCGAAGGCTCGGTCGGCGACTACAACCTGCGCCGCTTCCAGGGCGTGCTGAACGCTCCGCTCAGCGATACCTTCCGCGTGCGCGCGGCGGTCGACTGGAACCAGCGCGACGGCTATCTGCGCAACCGCAGCGGCATCGGCCCGGACCGTTTGGGCGATACCGACTATATCGCCACGCGCCTCTCGATCGTCGGCGATCTGACGCCAGATCTCGAGAACTATACGATCTTCAGCTACAGCCGATCGAACAACCACGGCGTTGCGCCGAAGATGATCGGCTGCAATCCCAACTTCAACCCGCTGACCGATTCCCCACTGGTCGCCGTGCTCGGTCCGCTGTCCTGCGCCCAGATCGCCCGCCAGAATGCGCGCGGCGACGGGTTCTGGGATGTCGAGAGCGCCGATCCCAATCAGCTCGAGCGGGTCGAGCAGTGGCAGGTGATCAACACCACGACCTGGCGCGCCAGCGACAATCTGACGGTCAAGAATATCGCCTCCTATGCCGAATACCGCGAGAAGGCCGATTTCAGCCTCTGGGGCGACAACCTGCTGGTGCCCGGCGCAGGCGGGCTCCGCCTTCCGACGATCACGATCGGCCTGGGTGCGAGCGGCTACAACTCGTCGCAGTCGACCTTCACCGAGGAACTGCAGCTCCAGGGCTCGGCCTTGGGCGATGCGCTGAAGTGGCAGGCAGGTGCCTATCTCGAAGTGAGCAAGCCGCTCGGCTTCAGCTCGAGCTTCGCGCATATCTTCCTGAGCTGCACCAACGCCCTGACCTACCAGTGCAGCGACCCGCTCGGTTTCGGGTCGATATCCTCGACCAATTACAAGGACACGTTCAACAACAAGGGCCTCTACGCCCAGGCGACCTACAAGCTGAGCGAGCGGTTCAGCGTGACCGGCGGCATCCGCTACACGATGGACAAGCTCACCGACATCAACCGCAATCTCAACATATACCTGCCGGCACCGGGCACGCAGCTGTTCACCTGCCAGAACATCATCAAGTTCAACAATGGCGCGGGCGGACCGTTGTTCGTCGAAGGCCCGCAGTCGGCGCGCTGTGAGAACGTGTTCCAGACCAAGTCGAACCGGCCGACCTGGTTGATCGACCTGGACTACAAGCCCAGCGACGACATGCTGCTCTATGCCAAGTGGGCGCGCGGTTATCGCCAGGGCGGGATCAATCCCAACAACCTCGGGATCGAGACCTGGGGGCCGGAAAAGGTCGACACTTACGAGGTCGGCGCGAAGACCAGCTTCCGCGGCGCCGTGCCCGGCTATTTCAACGTGGCCGCCTTCTACAACAACTTCCGCGGCCAGCAGCTGGCGGTGAACTCGGTGGTCGCCCCGGCCTATGTCAACAGCGTCCCGCCGATCCAGGCGATCGTCAACGCGGGCAAGTCGCGGCTGTGGGGCGTGGAAGTCGATGCCTCGGTGCGGCCGTTCGAAGGCTTGCGGCTCGACGTCAGCTATGCCTATCTCAACACCAAGCTGCAGCAGTTCACGCCGCCGACGCCGCCGGTCTATTACTCGTCGCTGCTGCCGACCGCGCAGGTGGGTGAGCCGCTCTCGCTCTCGCCGAAGAACCGCGTCACTGTGACGGGCACCTACACCCTGCCGCTGGATGCGAGCGTGGGCGAAGTGTCGTTCGGCGCGACCTTCACCCATACCGACGCCAATGCCGCGGTCTCGCAGATCTTCTCGCCGTTCCTCTACAAGGTGAAGGCGTCGAACCTGCTCAACCTCAACGTCGACTGGAAGTCGGCGCTCGGCAGCCCGATCGATCTTGCCTTTTTCATGACCAACGTGACCAACGAGAAGCTCATCACCTTCCCAGGCGGATCGTGGCAGACCTTCGGTGCCGACGTCGGCCACACCAATATGCCGCGCATGTTCGGCTTCCGCGCGAGGATCAACTTCGGGAAGTAA
- a CDS encoding TonB-dependent siderophore receptor — protein sequence MKAWYLFLGIAPLALATPAWADDAADATQESASPQQTVTPAGAQREVFSTGVAKGRDILDSAISTSSIRENQIQKLSARSLAEIFHNIAGVRSEVSNGELNNNVTVRGLPMASTGAKFLQIQEDGLPVVEFGDIVTGGADMFMRADLNVAAIEAIRGGSASTFASNSPAGIINLMSKTGDVEGGSLMLSTGLDYEEYRADFDYGGKISDTLRFHIGGFYRQGEGLRSAGYDAVKGGQIKFNITKEFTGGHIRLYGKFIDDRAPAYLPAPMGITGTPGDLKFTPLTSFDANKDALLSRYITSNLTLDENNNVTTHDIRDGIRTKVKSVGVEAQFEIANWTVTDRFRYSTISGTYISPYPAIIAPAATVASLFGGPGATLRYANGPLKGQALPANANGNGLVSALGIADNVLKSFDNITNDFRASRVWNLGGGELTTTAGFYKSRQTVENYSGYSSTLSDVVGGGKAALLDISTAAFPGAPNGMQLSENGYFSYDGSFFGGFPRKGINVDYDTNAAFGSVNFKTGPLAIGGSLRYDFGGANGWIETYGLQGATGSFTKDMNGNGVISSPETRVAFLPVSDHSPVDYTYHYLSYSVGVNYRVAEPFAVFARYSRGARANADRLLGSAAINPVSGGLANKDALIDYVKQAEAGFKYRTSHITLNGTAFMANTLEHNSYFGPTIDRKYKAYGLELEGSYRTGIFSVTAGATYTHAEISNDKIDPTVIGNQPAGAPKLFGYITPEVSTDLFSVGANVYGITSRYASDLEDYKMPGYVLVNPFVQIRPTQALTVSLNVNNLFDTKGITTVVTPTALAPTVGSVTVVNGRTVSASVRFDF from the coding sequence ATGAAAGCATGGTATCTGTTTCTGGGTATAGCGCCGCTTGCCCTGGCCACGCCGGCCTGGGCCGATGACGCGGCCGACGCTACCCAAGAAAGCGCTTCGCCTCAGCAGACCGTAACGCCGGCCGGCGCACAACGCGAAGTCTTCAGCACGGGTGTCGCCAAGGGGCGCGACATTCTCGACTCCGCGATCTCGACCAGCTCGATCCGCGAGAACCAGATCCAGAAGCTCTCCGCCCGTTCGCTCGCGGAAATCTTCCACAACATCGCCGGCGTTCGCTCGGAAGTGTCGAACGGCGAACTGAACAACAACGTCACCGTGCGCGGCCTGCCCATGGCCTCGACCGGCGCCAAGTTCCTGCAGATCCAGGAAGACGGCCTGCCAGTCGTCGAATTCGGCGACATCGTCACCGGCGGCGCGGACATGTTCATGCGTGCCGACCTCAACGTCGCCGCGATCGAAGCGATCCGCGGTGGTTCGGCCTCGACCTTCGCCTCGAACTCGCCCGCGGGCATCATCAACCTGATGTCGAAGACCGGCGATGTCGAAGGCGGCTCGCTGATGCTGTCGACCGGCCTCGACTACGAGGAATACCGCGCCGACTTCGACTACGGCGGCAAGATCAGCGACACGCTGCGCTTCCACATCGGCGGCTTCTACCGCCAGGGCGAAGGCCTCCGCAGCGCCGGCTACGACGCGGTGAAGGGCGGCCAGATCAAGTTCAACATCACCAAGGAATTCACCGGCGGCCACATCCGGCTCTACGGCAAGTTCATCGACGACCGCGCGCCCGCCTACCTGCCGGCGCCGATGGGGATCACCGGCACGCCGGGCGATCTCAAGTTCACGCCGCTGACGAGCTTCGACGCGAACAAGGACGCCCTCCTGTCGCGCTACATCACCAGCAACCTGACGCTGGATGAGAACAACAACGTCACCACACACGACATCCGCGACGGCATCCGCACCAAGGTCAAGTCAGTCGGCGTCGAGGCGCAGTTCGAGATCGCGAACTGGACGGTCACCGACCGCTTCCGCTATTCGACGATCTCTGGCACCTACATCTCGCCCTACCCGGCGATCATCGCCCCCGCGGCGACCGTGGCCTCGCTATTCGGCGGTCCCGGCGCGACGCTGCGCTATGCAAACGGCCCGCTCAAGGGTCAGGCACTGCCGGCGAACGCCAACGGCAACGGCCTCGTCTCCGCGCTGGGTATCGCCGACAATGTGCTGAAGAGCTTCGACAACATCACCAACGATTTCCGCGCCAGCCGCGTGTGGAACCTCGGCGGCGGCGAGCTGACGACCACCGCCGGCTTCTACAAGTCGCGCCAGACGGTCGAGAACTATTCGGGCTACAGCTCGACGCTCTCGGACGTGGTCGGCGGCGGCAAAGCCGCGCTGCTCGATATCTCGACTGCGGCTTTCCCCGGCGCCCCCAACGGTATGCAGCTGAGCGAGAACGGCTACTTCAGCTATGACGGCAGCTTCTTCGGCGGCTTCCCACGCAAGGGCATCAACGTCGACTACGACACCAATGCCGCCTTCGGCTCGGTGAACTTCAAGACCGGTCCGCTCGCGATCGGCGGCAGCCTGCGCTATGACTTCGGCGGCGCCAACGGCTGGATCGAAACCTACGGCCTGCAGGGTGCCACCGGTTCCTTCACCAAGGACATGAACGGCAACGGCGTGATCTCCAGCCCGGAGACCCGGGTTGCCTTCCTGCCCGTGAGCGACCATTCGCCGGTCGACTATACCTACCACTACCTGTCGTACTCGGTGGGCGTGAACTACCGCGTCGCGGAGCCCTTCGCGGTCTTCGCCCGCTACAGCCGCGGCGCCCGCGCCAACGCCGACCGCCTGCTGGGCAGCGCCGCGATCAACCCCGTCTCGGGCGGCCTCGCCAACAAGGACGCGCTGATTGACTACGTCAAGCAGGCCGAAGCCGGCTTCAAGTACCGCACTTCGCACATCACGCTCAACGGCACGGCCTTCATGGCCAACACGCTGGAGCACAACAGCTACTTCGGCCCGACGATCGACCGCAAGTACAAGGCCTACGGCCTCGAGCTCGAGGGCTCGTACCGCACGGGCATCTTCAGCGTGACCGCTGGTGCGACCTACACCCATGCCGAGATCAGCAACGACAAGATCGACCCGACCGTCATCGGCAACCAGCCGGCCGGTGCGCCGAAGCTGTTCGGCTACATCACGCCGGAAGTGTCGACCGATCTCTTCAGCGTCGGTGCCAACGTCTATGGCATCACCAGCCGCTATGCGTCGGACCTGGAAGACTACAAGATGCCCGGCTACGTGCTGGTCAATCCGTTCGTCCAGATCCGTCCGACCCAGGCGCTCACTGTCAGCCTGAACGTCAACAACCTGTTCGACACCAAGGGCATCACGACGGTGGTCACACCAACGGCTCTAGCGCCGACCGTCGGCAGCGTCACCGTGGTCAACGGCCGCACCGTCTCGGCTTCGGTCCGCTTCGACTTCTGA
- a CDS encoding glutathione S-transferase family protein, producing MSAALELYGAQTGNCLRVAVTLEELGLPYQIRKLDLGGGEHRRAEFLALNPDGRVPVLVDQSAPDDPLVIAQSNAILLHLCDRRPGVLLPVDDVRSRAIVLERFFYFVTDVIAANFSAFYLNRIGASTEAAGQLSARSIDAIVDAERFLAESRYMAGDTFSLADVVAVTIVNASRDKIAFSDHPLLSRWFDESRNRPAVLRGMQAFAG from the coding sequence ATGAGCGCGGCATTGGAACTCTACGGCGCACAGACCGGCAACTGCCTACGTGTCGCCGTGACGCTCGAAGAACTCGGCCTGCCCTACCAGATACGTAAGCTGGACCTCGGCGGCGGCGAGCATCGTCGCGCGGAATTCCTTGCGCTCAATCCCGACGGCCGCGTGCCGGTGCTGGTCGACCAATCCGCCCCGGACGATCCCTTGGTGATCGCCCAGTCGAACGCGATCCTCCTGCATCTGTGTGATCGCAGGCCTGGCGTGCTCCTGCCCGTCGACGATGTCCGATCACGCGCGATCGTTCTCGAACGTTTCTTCTATTTCGTCACCGACGTCATCGCGGCCAATTTCAGCGCCTTCTACCTAAATAGGATTGGCGCATCGACCGAAGCCGCCGGGCAACTTTCAGCGCGTTCGATCGATGCCATTGTCGACGCCGAACGATTCCTGGCGGAATCGCGCTATATGGCAGGCGACACCTTCTCGCTCGCCGATGTCGTTGCCGTGACGATCGTCAATGCGAGCCGCGACAAGATCGCCTTTTCCGACCATCCTTTGCTGTCACGGTGGTTCGACGAATCCCGGAATCGACCGGCGGTACTTCGCGGGATGCAGGCATTCGCCGGCTAA